One Castanea sativa cultivar Marrone di Chiusa Pesio chromosome 4, ASM4071231v1 DNA window includes the following coding sequences:
- the LOC142630906 gene encoding uncharacterized protein LOC142630906: MDVAHCYLDGNADAVEFCPHDSYQHVLAASTYTLQEGDCPSRSGSISLFNVDANMGCLDLFHRVDTVGIFDIKWSPVGGSNVGSLLAQADADGFLRTYSLEDSSDGAEGSFLKEINGVKISSSMCICLDWNPSATSITVGLSDGSVSIVSVLESQIEIQQQWKGHDFELWATSFDIHQPQLVYSGSDDCKFSCWDLRDSPSKLAFQNIKAHKMGVCCIVKSPSDPNTVLTGCYDEHLRVWDVRSISKPVNETSICLGGGVWRIKPHPILLDIVLAACMHNGFAVVKIEGDNTEVIETYSKHDSLAYGADWQKCESNQEGKNKSSVVATCSFYDRLLRIWMPQSDITT, encoded by the exons ATGGATGTGGCACATTGCTATCTAGATGGCAATGCTGATGCTGTGGAGTTTTGTCCGCACGATTCTTACCAACATGTTCTGGCGGCTTCAACGTACACGTTACAAGAAGGGGATTGTCCCAGTCGATCTGGGAGCATATCACTGTTCAATGTCGATGCTAACATGGGTTGCCTTGATTTGTTTCATCGTGTGGACACAGTGGGCATATTTGATATAAAGTGGAGTCCAGTTGGGGGTAGTAATGTGGGTTCTTTGCTTGCTCAAGCGGATGCTGATGGTTTTCTGAGAACTTACAGTCTTGAGGATAGTTCAGATGGAGCAGAGG GGAGTTTCTTGAAAGAGATAAATGGAGTAAAAATCAGTTCGTCCATGTGCATTTGCCTTGACTGGAACCCCTCAGCCACATCAATCACAGTGGGTCTTTCTGATGGTTCTGTCTCAATTGTTTCTGTGTTGGAGTCACAAATTGAAATACAACAACAATGGAAAGGGCATGATTTTGAGCTTTGGGCAACTTCTTTTGATATTCACCAACCCCAACTGGTATACAGTGGTTCGGATGACTGCAAATTCAGTTGTTGGGATCTACGGGATAGTCCTTCTAAGTTAGCATTTCAGAATATCAAGGCTCATAAGATGGGTGTTTGTTGCATAGTGAAGAGCCCTAGTGATCCTAATACTGTACTTACTGGTTGTTATGACGAGCACTTGAGGGTATGGGATGTAAGATCAATCTCAAAACCTGTAAATGAAACTTCAATTTGTTTAGGGGGAGGTGTCTGGAGAATCAAGCCCCATCCTATTTTACTGGATATTGTCTTGGCGGCTTGCATGCACAACGGGTTTGCAGTTGTTAAGATTGAAGGGGATAACACTGAAGTGATTGAAACATATAGTAAGCATGACTCACTCGCATATGGAGCAGATTGGCAGAAATGTGAATCAAACCAGGAAGGCAAAAATAAGAGTTCTGTGGTGGCTACTTGCTCGTTTTATGATCGGCTTCTTCGAATATGGATGCCACAAAGTGATATCACAACATGA
- the LOC142630329 gene encoding uncharacterized protein LOC142630329 isoform X1: MGLLKLPLLVLLCWVFSLLSTLCVDSELTVKFLKAPHAFSHLSSATFVFEVLEGGNSSCTNCNITCKLDDGFASDCEGRMVLYAGLQDGNHTFEVCTNGSGGVGCANYNWTVDTVPPTAYITASTPFTSALNVSIIISFSEPCTGGGGFVCSSVNACNLLVYGAGQVIPSSLNILQPNLQYSILVGLSSASQYGRVVLVMDKNFCTDSAGNKFTRNANSTFLVHFDRRSVFVYLKIHVPERLLQLNGETRLVQATNNYNKLKVYLYFSVPVLNSSAEILNSFQMSQGTLLPVSGNNLGNRRFGFMVANISSMAIVTLSINSNSIISRQGTPISQVAPVTFLYDSLRPTVRLSTPSHLRTREDSIPMLIKFMKPVFGFNSSNISITGGHLQSFRDISKSTYAVEIKADQDIVAVYVPENVTGDVAGNKNLPSNVLQVRHYSVPKISSVISELATASFVVTSIASGLLMVSIASLHYIGEFSRPFSSFSDPARNLFRIACHIQVFAFSRWLAVTLPVEYHEFARGLQWSIPYFSLPWETRNTQSVLMGSSPSSNSHPYISKIHDRENFLGVQLKQENLSRAASVNGLPLTPMEYRSYFQNQNIRPEAEYILDPHILNGWRDFSRSMFCLAIIGGSFILLHALLLVILKFRKKNTEKQRGYGVLTFPRFEIFLIILALPCICEASASLIRGGLASEIVVGILLLGAVSFLLLVLLLFLSIGITFAKLLQYKEVHQVGRRFHWYQEIVRVTLGPGKRGQWTWRNQQHSSYLTMLGPLFEDLRGPPKYMLSQISGGSSLTHGDRIIASDDETEDAEAPFIQKLFGILRIYYTLLESVRRVSLGTLAGAYKEKWSSKTPTIILLCITSFQLFFLVLKKPFIKKKVQLVEIISVTSEVGLFAICFVLLEKELSARVETIVGVFMLILFLVGYLPQLMNEWRALYRQTKQLDSAEMSFLTGLKIASIGLILLFIPHKFLESRFPVNGHHGDGETNVTSSSAERNRNSGSRNSGTTVPEKSWLKQLRELAKASFSKDESGAPSDPSTSRARWSGFWGTKGSGSPTLNASSDFKSNPSGLYKDLEAIFASK; the protein is encoded by the exons ATGGGCTTGCTCAAGCTTCCATTGTTAGTTTTACTCTGCTGGGTGTTTTCTCTTTTGAGTACACTCTGTGTTGACTCAGAGCTCACTGTGAAGTTCTTGAAGGCTCCCCATGCATTCTCTCATCTCAGCTCAGCCACATTCGTATTTGAAGTTCTTGAGGGTGGGAATAGCTCTTGCACCAATTGTAATATCACTTGCAAG CTGGACGATGGCTTTGCTTCGGACTGTGAAGGCAGGATGGTTTTGTATGCAGGCTTGCAGGATGGAAATCATACATTTGAGGTTTGCACCAACGGGTCTGGAGGAGTTGGCTGTGCTAACTATAACTGGACTGTTG ATACAGTCCCGCCTACAGCATATATCACAGCCTCAACACCTTTCACAAGTGCTCTAAATGTTTCTATAATTATATCTTTCAGTGAACCCTGTACTGGTGGAGGAGGTTTTGTATGTTCGTCTGTGAATGCCTGCAAC CTTTTGGTCTATGGTGCCGGCCAAGTTATACCATCCTCACTCAACATTCTACAGCCAAACCTCCAATATTCCATCCTTGTGGGTTTATCATCTGCTTCTCAGTATGGGCGAGTGGTTTTGGTAATGGATAAGAATTTTTGTACTGACAGTGCTGGGAACAAATTTACAAGAAACGCGAATTCTACTTTCTTGGTGCATTTTG ATAGACGAAGTGTGTTTGTCTATTTGAAGATTCATGTTCCTGAAAGGCTACTTCAACTTAATGGTGAAACTAGACTGGTGCAAGCAACTAATAACTACAACAAACTAAAGGTGTATTTGTACTTTTCAGTGCCTGTTCTCAACTCATCTGCAGAAATTCTAAATTCTTTCCAAATGAGTCAGGGCACACTTCTTCCTGTCAGTGGAAATAATCTTGGGAATCGCAGATTTGGCTTTATG GTTGCAAATATATCTAGCATGGCTATAGTCACACTAAGCATTAATTCAAACTCTATAATAAGTAGACAAGGGACTCCAATTTCCCAAGTTGCACCAGTTACTTTCCTATATG ATTCTTTAAGGCCTACTGTAAGGTTGAGTACACCATCCCATCTGAGGACAAGAGAAGATAGCATCCCAATGTTGATAAAATTCATGAAGCCTGTATTTGGCTTCAACTCTTCTAATATATCAATCACAGGAGGGCATTTACAGAG TTTTCGTGACATAAGTAAAAGCACATATGCTGTGGAGATAAAAGCAGACCAGGATATTGTAGCTGTCTATGTTCCTGAGAATGTAACTGGGGATGTTGCTGGAAACAAAAATCTGCCTTCCAATGTTCTTCAAGTAAGGCACT ATTCTGTGCCCAAAATATCTTCTGTGATTTCTGAGCTTGCAACCGCTTCATTTGTGGTGACATCTATTGCTTCCGGGTTGCTAATGGTGTCAATTGCAAGCCTTCACTACATTGGGGAGTTTTCAAgaccattttcttctttttctgatcCTGCAAGGAATCTTTTT AGAATTGCATGCCATATTCAGGTTTTTGCATTTTCTAGATGGTTGGCAGTGACACTGCCAGTGGAGTATCATGAATTTGCAAGGGGTTTGCAGTGGAGCATTCCCTACTTCAGTCTTCCATGGGAAACTCGGAACACCCAGTCAGTCTTGATGGGCTCAAGTCCATCTTCCAACTCACATCCCTACATATCTAAAATTCATGATCGAGAAAATTTTCTGGGTGTGCAGCTGAAACAAGAGAATTTGAGTAGGGCTGCTTCTGTAAATGGGTTACCACTGACTCCAATGGAATATAGATCATACTTTCAG AACCAAAATATTAGACCAGAAGCTGAATATATTTTGGATCCGCATATTTTAAATGG GTGGAGGGATTTTAGTAGAAGCATGTTCTGCTTAGCCATAATTGGTGGCAGTTTCATACTGCTGCATGCTTTACTCCTTGTCATCCTAAAATTCAGGAAGAAAAATACTGAAAAGCAGAGGGGTTATGGAGTACTCACATTCCCAAGATTTGAAATATTCCTTATAATTCTTGCGCTACCTTGTATTTGCGAGGCCTCTGCTTCTCTAATTAGAG GAGGATTGGCATCAGAGATTGTAGTTGGCATTCTGCTTCTGGGTGCTGTGTCATTTCTACTGCTGGTTTTGCTCTTGTTCCTCTCTATAGGTATTACATTTGCAAAACTACTTCAATACAAGGAAGTTCATCAAGTAGGTCGGAGATTTCACTGGTATCAAGAAATAGTCCGAGTAACTCTGGGTCCTGGTAAGAGAGGCCAGTGGACGTGGAGAAATCAACAGCACTCTAGTTACCTAACCATGTTAGGGCCTCTATTTGAAGATTTAAGAGGCCCCCCGAAATACATGCTCTCACAGATTTCCGGGGGCAGTTCCCTTACACATGGTGATCGGATCATTGCCTCTGATGACGAAACTGAAGATGCAGAAGCACCTTTTATCCAAAAGCTGTTTGGAATACTCAGAATATACTACACATTGCTTGAGTCCGTGAGACGCGTTTCACTAGGGACTTTGGCTGGTGCCTATAAGGAGAAGTGGTCTTCTAAGACTCCCACAATAATCTTGTTATGCATAACCTCTTTTCAGCTCTTCTTCCTTGTTCTCAAGAAGccatttattaagaaaaaagttcAGTTGGTTGAGATCATCTCAGTTACCAGTGAAGTAGGTTTATTTGCTATTTGTTTTGTTCTCTTGGAGAAGGAATTATCAGCCAGGGTTGAGACTATAGTTGGAGTGTTCATGCTTATACTTTTCCTAGTGGGATATTTACCACAGTTGATGAATGAATGGCGTGCTTTGTATAGACAGACAAAGCAGCTGGACTCCGCTGAGATGTCTTTCTTAACTGGTTTGAAGATAGCTTCAATTGGATTAATCTTGCTTTTCATCCCACACAAGTTTTTGGAAAGCAGGTTCCCAGTTAATGGTCACCATGGGGATGGAGAGACTAATGTCACTAGTTCTTCAGCTGAAAGGAACAGGAACTCTGGGAGTAGGAATTCAGGCACAACTGTGCCAGAAAAATCATGGTTGAAACAGCTAAGAGAACTGGCAAAGGCTAGCTTTAGTAAGGATGAAAGTGGGGCTCCAAGTGATCCCTCAACCAGTCGTGCAAGATGGAGTGGGTTTTGGGGCACTAAAGGTAGTGGGAGCCCTACTTTAAATGCATCTTCTGATTTCAAGTCAAATCCAAGTGGGTTGTACAAAGATTTAGAAGCAATTTTTGCATCCAAGTGA
- the LOC142630329 gene encoding uncharacterized protein LOC142630329 isoform X2, whose translation MDKNFCTDSAGNKFTRNANSTFLVHFDRRSVFVYLKIHVPERLLQLNGETRLVQATNNYNKLKVYLYFSVPVLNSSAEILNSFQMSQGTLLPVSGNNLGNRRFGFMVANISSMAIVTLSINSNSIISRQGTPISQVAPVTFLYDSLRPTVRLSTPSHLRTREDSIPMLIKFMKPVFGFNSSNISITGGHLQSFRDISKSTYAVEIKADQDIVAVYVPENVTGDVAGNKNLPSNVLQVRHYSVPKISSVISELATASFVVTSIASGLLMVSIASLHYIGEFSRPFSSFSDPARNLFRIACHIQVFAFSRWLAVTLPVEYHEFARGLQWSIPYFSLPWETRNTQSVLMGSSPSSNSHPYISKIHDRENFLGVQLKQENLSRAASVNGLPLTPMEYRSYFQNQNIRPEAEYILDPHILNGWRDFSRSMFCLAIIGGSFILLHALLLVILKFRKKNTEKQRGYGVLTFPRFEIFLIILALPCICEASASLIRGGLASEIVVGILLLGAVSFLLLVLLLFLSIGITFAKLLQYKEVHQVGRRFHWYQEIVRVTLGPGKRGQWTWRNQQHSSYLTMLGPLFEDLRGPPKYMLSQISGGSSLTHGDRIIASDDETEDAEAPFIQKLFGILRIYYTLLESVRRVSLGTLAGAYKEKWSSKTPTIILLCITSFQLFFLVLKKPFIKKKVQLVEIISVTSEVGLFAICFVLLEKELSARVETIVGVFMLILFLVGYLPQLMNEWRALYRQTKQLDSAEMSFLTGLKIASIGLILLFIPHKFLESRFPVNGHHGDGETNVTSSSAERNRNSGSRNSGTTVPEKSWLKQLRELAKASFSKDESGAPSDPSTSRARWSGFWGTKGSGSPTLNASSDFKSNPSGLYKDLEAIFASK comes from the exons ATGGATAAGAATTTTTGTACTGACAGTGCTGGGAACAAATTTACAAGAAACGCGAATTCTACTTTCTTGGTGCATTTTG ATAGACGAAGTGTGTTTGTCTATTTGAAGATTCATGTTCCTGAAAGGCTACTTCAACTTAATGGTGAAACTAGACTGGTGCAAGCAACTAATAACTACAACAAACTAAAGGTGTATTTGTACTTTTCAGTGCCTGTTCTCAACTCATCTGCAGAAATTCTAAATTCTTTCCAAATGAGTCAGGGCACACTTCTTCCTGTCAGTGGAAATAATCTTGGGAATCGCAGATTTGGCTTTATG GTTGCAAATATATCTAGCATGGCTATAGTCACACTAAGCATTAATTCAAACTCTATAATAAGTAGACAAGGGACTCCAATTTCCCAAGTTGCACCAGTTACTTTCCTATATG ATTCTTTAAGGCCTACTGTAAGGTTGAGTACACCATCCCATCTGAGGACAAGAGAAGATAGCATCCCAATGTTGATAAAATTCATGAAGCCTGTATTTGGCTTCAACTCTTCTAATATATCAATCACAGGAGGGCATTTACAGAG TTTTCGTGACATAAGTAAAAGCACATATGCTGTGGAGATAAAAGCAGACCAGGATATTGTAGCTGTCTATGTTCCTGAGAATGTAACTGGGGATGTTGCTGGAAACAAAAATCTGCCTTCCAATGTTCTTCAAGTAAGGCACT ATTCTGTGCCCAAAATATCTTCTGTGATTTCTGAGCTTGCAACCGCTTCATTTGTGGTGACATCTATTGCTTCCGGGTTGCTAATGGTGTCAATTGCAAGCCTTCACTACATTGGGGAGTTTTCAAgaccattttcttctttttctgatcCTGCAAGGAATCTTTTT AGAATTGCATGCCATATTCAGGTTTTTGCATTTTCTAGATGGTTGGCAGTGACACTGCCAGTGGAGTATCATGAATTTGCAAGGGGTTTGCAGTGGAGCATTCCCTACTTCAGTCTTCCATGGGAAACTCGGAACACCCAGTCAGTCTTGATGGGCTCAAGTCCATCTTCCAACTCACATCCCTACATATCTAAAATTCATGATCGAGAAAATTTTCTGGGTGTGCAGCTGAAACAAGAGAATTTGAGTAGGGCTGCTTCTGTAAATGGGTTACCACTGACTCCAATGGAATATAGATCATACTTTCAG AACCAAAATATTAGACCAGAAGCTGAATATATTTTGGATCCGCATATTTTAAATGG GTGGAGGGATTTTAGTAGAAGCATGTTCTGCTTAGCCATAATTGGTGGCAGTTTCATACTGCTGCATGCTTTACTCCTTGTCATCCTAAAATTCAGGAAGAAAAATACTGAAAAGCAGAGGGGTTATGGAGTACTCACATTCCCAAGATTTGAAATATTCCTTATAATTCTTGCGCTACCTTGTATTTGCGAGGCCTCTGCTTCTCTAATTAGAG GAGGATTGGCATCAGAGATTGTAGTTGGCATTCTGCTTCTGGGTGCTGTGTCATTTCTACTGCTGGTTTTGCTCTTGTTCCTCTCTATAGGTATTACATTTGCAAAACTACTTCAATACAAGGAAGTTCATCAAGTAGGTCGGAGATTTCACTGGTATCAAGAAATAGTCCGAGTAACTCTGGGTCCTGGTAAGAGAGGCCAGTGGACGTGGAGAAATCAACAGCACTCTAGTTACCTAACCATGTTAGGGCCTCTATTTGAAGATTTAAGAGGCCCCCCGAAATACATGCTCTCACAGATTTCCGGGGGCAGTTCCCTTACACATGGTGATCGGATCATTGCCTCTGATGACGAAACTGAAGATGCAGAAGCACCTTTTATCCAAAAGCTGTTTGGAATACTCAGAATATACTACACATTGCTTGAGTCCGTGAGACGCGTTTCACTAGGGACTTTGGCTGGTGCCTATAAGGAGAAGTGGTCTTCTAAGACTCCCACAATAATCTTGTTATGCATAACCTCTTTTCAGCTCTTCTTCCTTGTTCTCAAGAAGccatttattaagaaaaaagttcAGTTGGTTGAGATCATCTCAGTTACCAGTGAAGTAGGTTTATTTGCTATTTGTTTTGTTCTCTTGGAGAAGGAATTATCAGCCAGGGTTGAGACTATAGTTGGAGTGTTCATGCTTATACTTTTCCTAGTGGGATATTTACCACAGTTGATGAATGAATGGCGTGCTTTGTATAGACAGACAAAGCAGCTGGACTCCGCTGAGATGTCTTTCTTAACTGGTTTGAAGATAGCTTCAATTGGATTAATCTTGCTTTTCATCCCACACAAGTTTTTGGAAAGCAGGTTCCCAGTTAATGGTCACCATGGGGATGGAGAGACTAATGTCACTAGTTCTTCAGCTGAAAGGAACAGGAACTCTGGGAGTAGGAATTCAGGCACAACTGTGCCAGAAAAATCATGGTTGAAACAGCTAAGAGAACTGGCAAAGGCTAGCTTTAGTAAGGATGAAAGTGGGGCTCCAAGTGATCCCTCAACCAGTCGTGCAAGATGGAGTGGGTTTTGGGGCACTAAAGGTAGTGGGAGCCCTACTTTAAATGCATCTTCTGATTTCAAGTCAAATCCAAGTGGGTTGTACAAAGATTTAGAAGCAATTTTTGCATCCAAGTGA